One segment of Heterodontus francisci isolate sHetFra1 chromosome 28, sHetFra1.hap1, whole genome shotgun sequence DNA contains the following:
- the LOC137345255 gene encoding zinc finger protein 397-like yields the protein MDETPSNCSDCGKRFSQSSDLLMHQLLDTGERPFTCSQCGKRFTLSSYLLIHQITQSSCLLIQQRLHTGQKPSNCSECGKRFTQSSYLLIHQRVHTGERPFTCSVCRKRTNQSSCLLKQQRVHTGERPLTSRESECGKRFTLSSSLLIQQRVQTGEGPLTSTVSGKRLTQSSYLLIHQRVHTGERPSNCSECWNRFSQSSYLLIHL from the exons ATGGATGAGACACCGTCAAActgctctgactgtgggaagagattctctcagtcatccgacctgctgatgcaccagttacttgacactggggagaggccgttcacctgctcacagtgtgggaagagattcactctgtcatcctacctgctgatacatca aatcactcagtcatcgtgcctgctgatacaacagcgACTTCACACTGGGCAGAAACCGTcaaactgctcagagtgtgggaagagattcactcagtcatcctacctgctgatacaccagcgagttcacactggggagagaccgttcacctgctcagtgtgtcgtAAGAGAACcaatcagtcatcctgcctgctgaaacaacagcgagttcacactggggagagaccgttgacCAGCAGAGAGAGTG agtgtgggaagagattcactctatCATCCTCCCTGCTGATACAACAGCGAGTTCAGACTGGGGAGGGACCGTTGACCAGCACAGTGAGTGGTAAGAGAttgactcagtcatcctacctgctgatacaccagcgagttcacactggtgagagaccttcaaactgctcagagtgttggaatagattctctcagtcatcctacctgctgatacacctgtGA
- the LOC137345256 gene encoding zinc finger protein 850-like: MQQRVHTEERPFTCSECGKRSTQSSSLLIHQRVYTGARPFTCSVCGKRTNLSSYLLKQQRVHTGERPLTSRESDGSPVECGKAVTLSSNLLIHQRVNAGERPFTCAEFHTGERPFTCSECGKRFTLSSFLLRHQCVGTGERRLTFSERVKRFTRSSYLLIYHSHWGENAHLHRVLEELLSVILPADTPVNSNWGETVHQLRMWEDCNSVILPADTLRLHTGQKPSNCSECGKRFTQSSYLLIHQRVQPGERPFTCSVCGKRTNQSSYLLKQQRVHTGERPLTSRESDGSPVECGKAVTLSSNLLIHQRVHAGERPFTCAEFHTGERPFTCSECGKRFTLSSYLLRHQCVGTGERRLTFSERVKRFTRSSYLLIYQPLTCTESGKRFNQHSYLLIHQRVHTWERPFTCSACGKRITQSSCLLIQQRLHTGEKPSNCTEFDTGERPSNCSECGKRITQSSCLLIQQRLHTGEKPSNCTECGNRLTQSSNLLIHQRVHTGKRPFTCSCGKAVTLSSNLLIHQQVHTGERPFTCAEFHTGERPLTCTESGKRFNQSSYLLLHQRVHTWERPFTCSACEKRITQSSCLLMKQRLHTGEKPSNCSECGKKFSQSSDLLIQHECTLDERPSNCSECGKRFSQSSDLLIRQLLDTGERPFNCSQCGKRFTLSSYLLIHQPFTCSVCGKRINQSSFLLIQKRVLTGERPFTCSELGRDSLSQPNC, encoded by the exons ATGcaacagcgagttcacactgaggagagacccttcacctgctcagagtgtgggaagagatccactcagtcatcctccctgctgatacaccagcgagtttacACTGGggcgagaccgttcacctgctcagtgtgtgggaagagaaccAATctttcatcctacctgctgaaacaacagcgagttcacactggggagagaccgttgacCAGCAGAGAGAGTG ACGGCTCACCTGTTGAGTGTGGGAAGGCAGTAACTCTGTCATccaaccttctgatacaccagcgagttaacgctggggagagaccgttcacctgcgcaGAAT ttcacactggggagaggccattcacctgctcagagtgtgggaagagattcaccttGTCATCCttcctgctgagacaccagtgtgTTGGCACTGGGGAGAGACGGCTCACCTTCTCTGAGCGTGTGAAGAGATTCACccggtcatcctaccttctgatatacca ttcacactggggagagaacgCTCACCTGCACAGAGTATTGGAAGAGCTTCTGTCAGTCAtcttacctgctgatacaccagtgaattcaaactggggagagaccgttcaccagctcagaatgtgggaagactgtaactctgtcatcctacctgctgatacacta cgACTTCACACTGGGCAGAAACCGTcaaactgctcagagtgtgggaagagattcactcagtcatcctacctgctgatacaccagcgagttcaacctggggagagaccgttcacctgctcagtgtgtggtaaGAGAACcaatcagtcatcctacctgctgaaacaacagcgagttcacactggggagagaccgttaacCAGCAGAGAGAGTG ACGGCTCACCTGTTGAGTGTGGGAAGGCAGTAACtctgtcatccaacctgctgatacaccagcgagttcacgctggggagagaccgttcacctgcgcaGAAT ttcacactggggagaggccattcacctgctcagagtgtgggaaaagaTTCAccttgtcatcctacctgctgagacaccagtgcgTTGGCACTGGGGAGAGACGGCTCACCTTCTCTGAGCGTGTGaagagattcactcggtcatcctaccttctgatatacca ACCGCTCACctgcacagagagtgggaagagattcaATCAGCATTCCTacttgctgatacaccagcgagtccacacttgggagagaccgttcacctgctcagcgtgtgggaagagaatcactcagtcatcctgcctgctgatacaacagcgacttcacactggggagaaaccgtcAAACTGCACAGAGT ttgatactggggagagaccgtcaaactgctctgagtgtgggaagagaatcactcagtcatcctgcctgctgatacaacagcgacttcacactggggagaaaccgtcAAACTGCACAGAGTGTGGGAACAGATTGACTCAGTCATCCaatctgctgatacaccagcgagttcacactgggaagagaccgttcacctgctca TGTGGGAAGGCAGTTACtctgtcatccaacctgctgatacaccagcaagttcacactggggagagaccgttcacctgcgcagaat ttcacactggggagagaccgctcacctgcacagagagtgggaagagattcaATCAGTCATCCTACTTGCtgctacaccagcgagttcacacttgggagagaccgttcacctgctcagcgtGTGAgaagagaatcactcagtcatcctgcctgctgatgaaacagcgacttcacactggggagaaaccgtcaaactgctctgagtgtgggaagaaattctctcagtcatccgacctgctgatacaaca cgagtgcaCACTGGACGAGAGACCGTCaaactgctctgagtgtgggaagagattctctcagtcatccgacctgctgatacgCCAGTTACTTGACACTGGAGAGAGACCGTTCAactgctcacagtgtgggaagagattcactctgtcatcctacctgctgatacacca accgttcacctgctcagtgtgtgggaagagaatcAATCAGTCATCCTTCCTGCTGATACAAAAGCGTGttctcactggggagagaccgttcacctgctctgagttgggaagagattcactcagtcaaccGAACTGCTGA